One Streptosporangium sp. NBC_01495 DNA window includes the following coding sequences:
- a CDS encoding DUF917 domain-containing protein, translating to MAERLITEAGLDDLAAGAAILGTGGGGDPHIGRMLARAAIRAGGPARLVPLEALPDDAVTVVVAMMGAPTVMLEKVPSAEQAALAVRALATYLGKSPTHLVCAEAGGVNALVPLVAAAELGLPVVDADGMGRAFPELQMVMPTLYGLAATPMSIADEKGNQGIFDTVDNHWAERLARSATIDMGCSAMIGLFPMTGAQAREALVPGTLSLCGELGRTVREARAAHRDPVTALVARLGGAELFGGKVVDVSRRTEGGFARGEAVLEGSGDRQGERMVLRFQNENLVAVRDGTVVATVPDLICVLDAETGTAVTTETLRYGHRVRVIAAPCDPRWHTPAGLELVGPRYFGYDHDTVRVDPGVPA from the coding sequence GTGGCTGAGCGACTGATCACCGAGGCCGGCCTGGACGACCTGGCGGCCGGCGCCGCCATCCTCGGCACGGGAGGTGGCGGGGATCCGCACATCGGCCGGATGCTGGCGCGGGCGGCGATCCGGGCCGGCGGCCCGGCCCGGCTGGTCCCGCTGGAGGCGCTACCCGACGACGCGGTCACCGTGGTGGTCGCCATGATGGGCGCCCCCACGGTGATGCTGGAGAAGGTGCCCTCCGCCGAGCAGGCCGCCCTCGCGGTGCGGGCGCTCGCCACCTACCTGGGGAAGTCCCCGACACACCTGGTGTGCGCGGAGGCCGGCGGCGTCAACGCGCTGGTGCCGCTGGTGGCCGCCGCGGAACTCGGGCTGCCCGTGGTCGACGCCGACGGGATGGGACGCGCCTTCCCCGAGCTGCAGATGGTGATGCCCACGCTGTACGGGCTCGCCGCCACCCCGATGTCGATCGCCGACGAGAAGGGCAACCAGGGGATCTTCGACACGGTGGACAACCACTGGGCGGAACGGCTGGCCCGGTCGGCCACGATCGACATGGGCTGCTCGGCGATGATCGGTCTTTTCCCGATGACCGGCGCGCAGGCACGCGAGGCGCTCGTCCCCGGCACCCTGTCCCTCTGCGGTGAGCTGGGCCGGACCGTCCGCGAGGCACGCGCCGCGCACCGCGATCCGGTCACGGCGCTCGTCGCCCGGCTGGGCGGGGCCGAGCTGTTCGGCGGCAAGGTGGTGGACGTCAGCCGGCGCACCGAGGGCGGATTCGCCCGTGGCGAGGCCGTCCTGGAGGGATCCGGGGACCGGCAAGGTGAGCGGATGGTGCTGCGGTTCCAGAACGAGAACCTCGTCGCGGTCCGCGACGGGACCGTGGTGGCGACCGTCCCCGACCTGATCTGCGTGCTCGACGCCGAGACCGGCACCGCCGTCACCACCGAGACGCTGCGCTACGGGCACCGGGTGCGGGTCATCGCGGCGCCCTGCGACCCGCGCTGGCACACCCCCGCCGGGCTGGAACTGGTCGGCCCCCGCTACTTCGGCTATGACCACGACACCGTCCGCGTCGATCCGGGAGTGCCCGCGTGA
- a CDS encoding DUF917 domain-containing protein, giving the protein MSYTIDRRDLADLARGAALLGTGGGGDPYIGRLLVEQALRTGPGTITVLDPGELGDDDLVIPTAQMGAPTVMVEKIPRGDEAVTALRALERHLGRRADATMPIECGGINSMIPLLVAAQTGLPVVDADGMGRAFPELQMETFSVYGVPGSPLALAGENGETVIVDTGADNGRMEWLARGLAIRLGGVAHIAEYAMSGADVKRTAVPNTLSLGLRIGRALREARDEHRDPVSALADTMAGTLYDKVRVLFHGKVVDVERRTVAGFARGRAALAAFDGNGELELVFQNENLVARVDGEVRCVVPDLICVLEADTGEPITTEGLRYGQRAVVVGISTPGLMRTPEALAVFGPEAFGLDVRFRPVEDLVSL; this is encoded by the coding sequence GTGAGCTACACGATCGACCGCCGCGACCTGGCCGACCTCGCGCGCGGGGCGGCGCTGCTCGGCACCGGAGGCGGCGGTGACCCCTACATCGGGCGGCTGCTGGTGGAGCAGGCGCTGCGCACCGGACCCGGGACGATCACCGTGCTCGATCCCGGCGAGCTCGGCGACGACGACCTGGTCATCCCGACCGCGCAGATGGGCGCCCCGACGGTGATGGTGGAGAAGATCCCCCGGGGTGACGAGGCGGTGACGGCGCTACGGGCGCTGGAGAGGCACCTGGGACGGCGTGCCGACGCGACGATGCCGATCGAGTGCGGCGGCATCAACTCGATGATCCCACTCCTGGTCGCGGCCCAGACGGGGCTGCCCGTGGTGGACGCCGACGGGATGGGACGCGCCTTCCCCGAGCTGCAGATGGAGACGTTCTCGGTGTACGGCGTACCGGGTTCCCCCCTCGCCCTGGCGGGCGAGAACGGCGAGACCGTGATCGTCGACACCGGCGCCGACAACGGGCGCATGGAATGGCTCGCCCGCGGGCTCGCGATCAGGCTGGGCGGGGTCGCGCACATCGCCGAGTACGCGATGAGCGGCGCGGACGTCAAGCGCACCGCGGTCCCGAACACGCTCAGCCTCGGGCTGCGGATCGGCCGCGCGCTGCGCGAAGCGCGTGACGAGCACCGCGACCCGGTGTCCGCGCTCGCCGACACCATGGCCGGCACGCTGTACGACAAGGTCCGGGTCCTGTTCCACGGCAAGGTCGTGGACGTCGAGCGGCGTACGGTCGCCGGTTTCGCCCGCGGGCGGGCCGCGCTGGCCGCGTTCGACGGGAACGGCGAGCTGGAGCTGGTCTTCCAGAACGAGAACCTGGTGGCGCGGGTCGACGGGGAGGTGCGGTGCGTGGTCCCCGACCTGATCTGCGTGCTGGAGGCCGACACCGGGGAACCGATCACCACCGAGGGACTGAGGTACGGGCAGCGGGCCGTCGTCGTCGGCATCAGCACCCCCGGCCTGATGCGCAC